GCCTTCAACCAACCTCCGAATTAGGGTTTCTGCTCCCCGATCCCAGAGGTACGACCAGAGCTTGAACGATAGCCATGGACGATAGCTGTGCGGTGTGTGCCGATCCTCTCGAATGGGTCGCATACGGTGCCTGTGGACATCGCGAAGTCTGCTCCACCTGCGTCGTTCGTCTCCGCTTCATCTGCAACGATCGCCGATGCTGCATCTGCAAGACCGAGTCGGACGTCGTTTTTATCACCAAGGTACTGGATTTTCCTTTTATCTTGAGTTAAAAGATTATTGCTTTTAGCTTAGGATTTTGTGCTGAAACTTCCAATCATAATTGTGTGTTTACGTCGTTTTGATAAGTGAATTTTCTTTGAGAAGGAATCTTTTATAAGCTTAGCAGCTGGGAAGATGCGTCCTTTCTTGTAAGAGATTGAATGTTATGTTTTTCTGGGCTGTTGCATTCGATTCGCTTGTTCGGGTTGAATTCTCATGGTATCTAGTGACTTATCGTTGTGGTGTATATTGGGTTCTCTTGCCTTTCAATTGTCCATGTATCTGTTTATTGTGAAAAGATTCTAGCTTTATATAATTCAGCAGATACATTATTCAGTGCCTGCTCCGTTGTAATTTATTATAACTTGGATCCATTAACGTTTtcacactttcttgattcttttcTGCTTCTGGTTTCCTTATGTGGTGTGCCTTTTTCTATCTTTTCAGGCTTTAGGAGATTATACAAGGATGATTAATGATTTCTCAGTCTTGCCAAATGATGTAAGGGAGGGTCGCGTGGGATCGTATTGGTACCACGAGGACACTCAAGCATTTTTTGATGATTTGGACCACTACAAGATGATCAAGGCAATGTGCAAGCTTTCATGTAGCGAATGTGACAAGATGGATGAGCAATCAAACGATGGCCCCAAGCGTCGCGGGAGGATTCGGAATCTTGATCATCTGAAGAATCATTTATACCACCAACATAGGTTGTGGATGTGCTCTTTATGTTTGGAAGGGAGGAAGGTAAAATCCATTATACTGAGACTTGATATTTATCGTATATGTACATTTCAAGCAGCGCTTTCTCTCtattatcttctttgtcttcttaggtactatcatttttatttgattttttattttattcatctattaatgttatgcaGGTGTTTATATGTGAACAAAAGCTATATACGAGAGCACAATTGAATCGGCATATAAATACAGGTGATTCTGAAGTGGATGGAAGTGAGAGTGAAAGAGGTGGCTTCATGGGACATCCTATGTGTGAATTTTGCAGAACCTCATTTTATGGGGATAATGAGCTGTACTCCCACATGACTACTGATCACTATACTTGTCATATATGCCAAAGGTAACCGACCGTCTTTCACTTCAAGAGTGCTTTGTTTTGAttgtaattttaaaatgtttatGCTCATATGAGATTTTGTGCTGTTCAATGCAGGCAGAATCCTGGGCAATATGAATATTATAAGAATTATGATGACCTGGAGGTGAGTTATTAGTgttgtatttattttgtattctcTTTCTTCCTGTTGTCTTTTATGTGTTTTGAATGCTATTTCATTGTATGTCACAGATGCACTTCCGCCAAGGTCATTTCCTATGTGAAGATGAGTCGTGCCTCAGCAAAAAGTTTGTTGTCTTCCAATCTGAGGCGGAAATGAAGGTGACTTTAATAAAATGTGAGAAATTTCTGTGTTCCTGCCCTTGTAGTATTTAATTCTTGACttccctttctttttatttttcagagGCATAATACACTTGAACATGGAGGTCGCATGTCTCGTTCTAAGCGTAATGCTGCTCTGCAGGTAAGTgtactattttttttgttctctGCAATTTCCTTTGTGCATCAAGGTTGGGTTCTTCTCCTCTCATTTTTGTTGTAATTCAGTTTTATGCAATAGAATTAATTTTCCTCGTATATCTGTAACAGATACCAACTAGCTTCAGATATCAACGGAGTAGTGAACAAGATCATCGACGTGGAAGAGGCGGAAGAGGTGGAAGAGGTCGGACATTTCGTCCTGATTCTTCTGAAAATCAACTTTCTATGGCTATTCAAGCAAGTTTGGAGACTGTTCATGCTGATAGAACATACGATGACCCTTCATCCTCCAGTGTGCAAGTGCCTCCAGATATTCGGGATACTGGCGATATTGATCCAATCACTGATTCATTTGAATCATTAAGTACAACAGATGCTGAAACATCTTCAAGGTACCGTCAAGCTGTGGGGCCCATTTCTAGGAATGGGCGTTTGGAAGAATCTTTCTTTCCTCCCCTCTCAACGGCACCTGGCAACAGTTCAAACCCCAAACAAGATTCAGATGGTTTGCCTAGCAACACCATGGCATCGCATCTCCGCCGGCAAAACCATAAGGTGGCTGTTAATAGCTCTGGAAAGGCTTGGCCAGCAGCAACGCGTGGGCCTGTGGCTGTTAGTAGTTCTGAACAGGATTGGCCAGCAGCAACGCGTGGGCCTGTAGTACAGCCTACTCATTCAGCTCAGGCTTGGCCTGCAACAAATGTTTCATCCGTGTCAACTCTTGTTTCTGGTCAGAACAATATGGGCTTTGGTAATGGACCCAGACCATCTAGTTATGCCTCTCAGGCTCAAGTTGAGACTAGACAGAATGCCTTTGGTAATGGTGTGAGACCGTCGAGTTATGCAAGTTCTGCGGCTCATGTTGAGACTAGACAGGCAACGGTACCTGGATTATTATCATATGGTGCTTCGAGGGATTCAAGCAACCCCAAGCCTGGTAGGATCAGCCACTCTACGTCAGCTCCTAATTTGGTCGAAAATGGATCTGTTCATCCTTCCAATTCTGATTTTCCTCCAGTTTCTGCAGTACAAGTGCGTAAGTTGCCCTCAACTACCCAGCCTTTATTGAAAGTGGAGGATGTTCAAACTGCTAACAAGTCCTTGGTGGAAAAGATTCGAGCTGGTCTTGAATTTGATGAGGAAAAATACACTATTTTTAAAGATATATCAGGACAGTATCGTCAGGGTTTGGTTGACACGGGAATTTATCTAGATTTTGTGCGGCAGTTTGGCTTGCTTCATCTGGTCCTTGATTTGGCTAGACTCTGCCCTGATTCGCAGAAGCAGAAAGAGCTGATTGATGCCTACAATACCGGTACCCGCAACGGATGGTCTCAGGACAGTGCTAAATTGAAAGATGGTAATAATTCTAAGAAAGGTAAGGGGAAGATATCAGAGGCTGAAAACAGTAATTCTAAGAACACGCTAGCGGATAGCATTATTAGTTCTGTACGGGAACTTCAATCAGACTACAGGCCTATGGAAGAAGCTGTGGAGGTGTTGACAAAGGACGGGTACCGTGGTGCCAAAGGAAAATCAAAGCAGTTTGCAAATGAGCACCAGGAGGAGTTAAATTCTCGCAGTCAACCTCTAGTACAACTGAGGGGCCAAAAGGATTCCCTGCCAGCTGCTAGTGAATCTAATCCGAATTTAGTGGATGGCGGTGGAGGGAGTAAGCAGCGGAAGAAAACTTCCAAATTTCATAGAGTCCGCTTGGGTGATGCTGCAGCACTTTTAGATCTCGGAAATTCTGATTCTCAGCCAGATGCCGGTGATGAAGGATTAAATGGAAGCAGTAACTCGGCTGGAGGATTGCCTGTCAAAGGTGTGTGGCGGAAAGGAACTCAAAAACTCTTTAGTTAGAAGAAGCACGATGATTTAGGTCATCAAAATTTTTGTTGGTAAAAAGAGTTGGCTTTCTTCCCAAATTTTGCGACCATTTAGTTCTCGACTCTGCAACCGGGTTGGACCCTTGGGTTTATGCAACTGGGCAGTGGGTTTTGTGTGTGGCTTTTCTGGAAGGATCCTGCCTGTCCATGTTTATCATTATCGCGTAAGTGTTCATATATATACTCTTCGGAATGGGAATATAATGCAAAGGTTTGGCACTTTACAGGTTTGTTCACATTCCTCGTCTCTTTCAGATTGCCATGGTTCTGGTATTATATTCAAACGTCCCAAAACTACAAGAGACTGAAAGTGGAATCGTGGAACTTTATGAAATTGTTTTCAAAACCTGGAAAgtgaataattttaattttttttctgcatGAGATTTGTGCAACGGGTAGCGATTTTCACGCTTTCAATTTCTCCTTCTGCACTCCTTCTGCAAGTTTCTGTTCCACATGAAATTGTGAAAATCTGGGttcttcataaaacaaatcaagcGATACGGTGTTCAGCTGACATCTAGCGATGAAGAACGGTCATCCGAAGAGTTGCAAATATCCAGGTTGCAGAAACTTGCTGTATCTAAGTGTAAAATTAATAGGCTTAGCATGGTTTAGAGGTCCTCCAACATTTATACCTGCCATAGAACAAGAAAGAAATGTAAATCTGGTTTCAATTACGAAAAGGCAGTGTTTAGAGTCCTTCGGAAGTAAAGAGGCACAGAAAAGAATGCTCCAAGCTTTACCTTCACATGTTTTCTCACAATTCTGTTCCATATCAAATCTTTAAAGCCTCCTTTTTCTCACAGCAATTCAATGGATGCCAACTGGCATGCTTTTCGCTTTTCATATATAGGTGGGTTAGGCAGGCTCTCATGTAGGTCTACGtgtcttttcttaattttcaagcGTTTAATAATTAATCGAAGTGATGGTCAGCCACTTAACGTCTAGGCGGAAACTTTTAGAATAGTGCTCGAAATTTTTTTAGTACGATGTTTGAAAGACTGATCCAAGACATTAAGAAAACTGATGACTGATCTAAGACATTAAGAAAACAGATTCTAATAAGGTTCATCAAACCCTATTATTTTAGCTTCTTCGAATTAACTCAACTGGTGTGTCAGTCGGGTGCTTAGGATTGATATTGGCTAACTACTCACTAGATTCAAGATATGTTGAAATAAGAAATAACACCCAGCTCCCGAATTTTATTAATGCATCTTTTGCTTTCAACTCGGAAACAATTTGGAAGCTGACCTACGTTCCTACATGCAACATGCCTTGAATCTATTGCGTTATTCAATTCAAACCAATTATAGGCATCAAATTACAGCCAAAAGGGACCAAAATTGATATGAAAACTACATTAAGGAGATATAATGAAGAGTATAGCACTATTGCACGTATCTTCGTTTCTCAGCTGTCAAATGTTAAAAATGAAAGCACCATCCTTTGTATATCTGAATAATATCAACTGGCTCTCGGTCAAGTAGTACTTCTCTTCCAAGGTTGGAAGAGGTCCAAGTTCGAATCCCCCCTCTCTTATTAGCACTATCTACTTTAATTTCAAGATAACAGTGGTGTTGAAAGAAGATCATATACAAACCACTTAAGTATTAGAAACAAGTTCAGAAGGGGTTACCACTCTCATAGTCATAGAGGAGCAACGTACAAACTCATTCCGGAGTACCATTAAATGACTACGAATTACTAACGTAAGCTCATCATAATAGTATCTCTCTGAAATCTTACTTCATAGTCTACAGTTAGCCACCTGCACCAGTTGAGTCGATAAATAAGTCAGTCTCAGCACGTTGTCTAGGCATATAGTCGAAAAAATGTCAAAAGTTCagacgaaaaaaaattaaaataaagagaaaatgaagaTATCGTAGTTAAATTGACACTTTATACCTTTGTATAAAGCATCCCTAATTAATAAACCAGTAGCAGAAATGCCACAATGGGGACTTTGCAGTGCTTAGACCACTTGTAAGGCATCGCTCTCCAGAACGAATAGCCTCCAATATCGTTGTGCAGCCTGGTGCAAGCCTGCACGAGCTGCTAGAATCTCCACACTATAGGGGTCGATCGCATGAGGAATTTTTTGCAAACGAAACCTCTAGCATAGCTACCGGCTTCGTCACGAAAAACCACACTGATACCCCCACACTTTGAATTTGAACAAAAGAAAGCATCGACATTAATCTTAATCCAATTTAGCAGTGGCGGAGACCACCGAGAAATAAAATAACTCTATTCGCAATAaccttcaaataattttttttttcacacagaATTTCTAAGTTCCTAAGTTTCTATCTTTCTAAATcaagaagaaattaaataatatcaatttaaaatttatagcTTCCGTCTAAGTTTTCAAGTTCATAGGGTAGGTTTTCACTCTATAGCCAATTGAAAAATGCTCTAAAGATGTACTAATTTATTATATCTTATAcattattgttattttttgttaataatattttttgaattcatttaatttaacaaatttttaaaaaatatctgAGAAATAAAACGGATGTGTCCTAAACTAAAAGGAAAAAAGTTAGACGGTGGCGGCAGGGGCGAGCAAAAGTAAAAAAAGGCCAATGCGGCTGTTGTGTGGGCCCAAAAGAGCAGGAAACGACATTCAGAGGTCGAAAACAAAGACATAAACAAAGTGGGCCCCGCAGTCCCCACATTTGGGCCGTGGGCCGCTTCGCATTTACCGAGATGGACGACGGGACTAAAATACCCCCAAACAGTACTACCCTTCCGTCACTCAGGCCGTAACGGCCGAAAAGCGAATCATGACATTTCGCCCAGCGAATCTCGTCAGTCGTAACGGCGAGAAATTTTGGCGGTAAAAAACACCTAACCTGATGGCGTGTCCCATTGCCATTGGCCACggatgtatgtatgtatgggaGTCACGATGGATGCTGTGTTTTTTTTCCCGCGCGCCCAAAAAGAGGCCTCAAACCAAacaaatttagagagagaagggaagaggaggaggagagagagagatagggttCCACAATCAcagaaagagagaaggagaagagagagagagagagcttcggCGTCAGATAACGCCGTCGTTTTGGGTAACATTGGCAGATCTGCTGCTCTCCGAGAGCTCCGACTAAGAGATCAGATAGGTAGATCTCTGCGGGTTTCGCCTCCAAATGAAAATTCGTATGCTTTTTTCTtactttaattttctttaaagCTGCAAgttttgggttttctttttcttttttgtcacgCTTTTTGTGCTTGTCGATGGTTGGTGACTAtttgtttttcaaaattatttactaattatattttttttaagcttaATTCACTGTTCTGCCAAGTAAATTCATTGATTTTTGGAGCGAAAATTAGCTCGAGTAACTGAGGAGATCAATTATAGCAGTTGGTAAACGTACAGTGAGAATTTGAGTTCTGGATTTTGGAAATTTTCGTTATTTTTTGGGTATAAATCTCTGGATTTTGGGGTTTTTGCAGTAGTGGGTTTTTGGAAATTCAAATTCTTGCATTCGAAAATCCATGTAAAACCCTtcgattttgttttatttaaacTTTTGAGGTATGATTATTAGAAATTAACGGTTGGAgttaattttggtaattttgatTTGGTTTGGTTCAGCTAGGGTTTAGATGAGTCCACCTGCTATGGTGAAGATGGAAGATACTAAGCCTGAAGTTTCAGCTTCCAACAATTCAAATTCCGAGAGCAGCGATTCTGGTCCCGTCCAAGATCGATTTACTGATTTGTGCAAGGTTGCCACTTTTTGCTCCATTTGGACTGTGATCGAATTTATCGTTTTGTTCTTTCTTATTGTAAATGTTATTTTGTTTGTAAAGTTTAGTTTGTAAACTGTACTTCTATttactttttgaatttttgttttgtttatgttgCCGTTTCTTAATTTTAGTTTCTCTGGATTTACATGGTTCTGATTACAGAATGTATTGTCATTGGACGAGAGCTCTTACGCGGAAGCTGCAAAGCTGTTCAAAGAGACCAAACATCTGTTGATATCAAATGCGTCAGCTATTGGCAACGGAACAGTATGTATTATTGTTTCTCCATTTTATAGTCATATTAATAATGTTATGTTGAAATAAGGTCTGAGGTGATATCTTTTAGGATCCTTTTGCTGGAACACTTGCTTTAATCTGGATTTGGCTAAACTTAAAAGCATTTCTATGTACAGCCTGAAGAAGCAGAACGATTCTGGTTTGCCTTTGTTTTGTACTCTGTAAAAACATTGAATGACAAGAATTCGGATAATTCACAGAAGAGTTCTGATGATAATGGATTTTCTCTCTTCCAAATTTTGAGAGCTGCAAAGCTGAAGTACGTTGTTTCCCATTCTGCTTTCTTTCCTTTAGCTTATAATTAGCTGCTCATGAATTCTTgtcatctaattttttttcttctttttggggGTGTTTTACAGCATTGTAGATTTTTTCAAGGAGCTTCCTCAGTTTGTTGTTAAAGCTGGTTCAATTTTAAGTAATATTTATGGTGTAGATTGGGAAAACAAACTTGAGGTATTAATTTTCCAGAGATTGTCTATGCTTGAAATTAGCCGTGTTTTTATGTCTTTCAGCGTTCTGTTTTCTTGGAGTTACTCGATCCGGTGCTCATGATTTGAGTTCTTAATTTTCCAGGCAAAAGAGCTGCAGGCAAATTTTGTGTACTTGAGCTCGTTAAGCAAGTGAGTTTCTTTCTTTTGCGCCATTATGCCTGATATTAATCTCATCTGATGGTTTTAGAATTTTTTCTCTTTCACTTAAAAGGTTGCCTTATAATGTGTGAGCTTATCTATAGTTAGGATGAAACTAAGTAAACAGTGGTGCATGTCTGGTGATGCCAGATTTTGAAATTGATGGTAGTGGCTTGACGTAGGAAAATGTAATGGGATTGGGTCACAGGGGTGCTATGGCTTGGAATAGATTAATAACGTTGATtacaaaaagaaagagaagaggtTTACTTAATAGCCATAATTTGTTGTATCTTATCCTTATCATGTATTGAAAATCCTTCTTCTTTATTATGTTAAAATAACACCTGGTGATGTTATGTTGTGAAATACTATACTTGTGTTAAAGAAAAATATGCCAAAGCAGTGTTTCTAATGTATCTTTAGGATAGTTGACTACATGGCTGAAACCTGTTGTACATCATTAAACACCCCATTGGTGATTGTATAGTATAAACGTGTGAGGGCATTGTAGAACTGAAATCACTAAGCACCTACATGGGTGGCTTTCCCTGCTCTCACATCTAAATGTTACAAGGGCATTGTAGAACTATGCAGTCTGTGGaaatccttttcttttttatttttcatgattcGCACTGACCTTTAGTAGAAAAATAACATTATATGACTGAAAACTTTCCTTAGTTTGATTACCATTTTAGTTCAGACTAGCTAGATTATTAATCACATTGAGATGATATGCGATTCATAATCAAGTCCATTGGATTCCAAGGGACAATATTTGGTACCGCACCATTTTATGTGGAAGTTATGCTGGATGTTTCATAGTATGTGTAACAaatatgctttattgtactttGTTCAGTtcagatttgatttgatttatttgagAGGTTTTAAGCTAGTAGAGTCCTATTCTAACAATTTAATGCTACAAGGTACTACAAACGTGCATATCGGGAGTTATTCTTGACAAGTGATACAACTGCCGACAAGCAGTCAACTGTTGTCAGTGGAACTGGTTATGTGTCAGAGTATCATCGTTTTGGATGGTTGCTGTTTTTGGCCCTTCGTGTACACGTATTCAGCCGATTTAAAGACCTGGTGACTTGCACAAACGGCTTGGTTGCAATATTGGTCAGTTGCATTTCTGTATTACTTATGCTAGTTTGTGATTCTAGGATGGCAATCAGTTACTTGAAATATCCAAAATATCCAACATAATATGAAATGAATGGATTTCCGTTTTACAGTAAACAAGAAATAGGTTCCTAGAGGAAGTGTGAAAAAATTGTGTATATGTATTATGTAACATTCCTACCCATATACATATCTCCATTTTGGCTTCCTACTTGAACATGTTGTTTTTCTTACTTGCTGAGTTTCCTTGGTACAGGGAATTTTAATAATTCATGTCCCTGTTCGCTTCAGAAAGTTCAGCATCCATGATTCAACACGCTTTGGTAATATTTTCACCACTTTGCATATAATAATTTCCCTTTCATTTTCAAGGAGGGATATTCAATTTTTGAAACTTTCGTCTGCTTTTGATAATTTCGCCCATTTGTTTCCCCTATCTTCTTCTTTCATTTTGGCATTTTATCGGAGCTGATTTGATTAGTGTCTTATTCAGCAAGGAAAGGCAACAAGGGTGTGGACCTGCTTGCATGCCTCTGCAACACTTATAACACCTCAGAAGATGAGTTGAGAAAAACAATGGAAATGGCTAATGGTTTAATAGCAGAAATTTTGAAGAAGAAGCCCGTTTTGGCGTCTGATTATAAAACGGAAAATCTAGAGAATATGGATCCAGGTTTGTATGAAAAGTTTCTGCTATATACAATGATTTGATTCAAAACTCAAAAGatgttttgtttgaaattttcatAATTCTGAGATATGATCCTGTGAATGCAGATGGTTTGACGTACTTTGAAGGTCTTATGGAGGAACCATCTTTGTTGTCCAGTTTAGAGATTCTAGAAAAAGATTACGATGATGCAATTAGGAATAAGGGAGAAGTTGATGAGAGAGTCTTCATCAATGAGGACGATAGCTTACTTGGTTCATGGAGCTTTTCAGGAGGATCCATGAGTGTAGCCGGTGTGAAGGTATGCTTTTAATAAATTCCACTATTCAGGACCATACTTGTGGTATTTtaaattcttttcttttatttttccccCATTGCCTACATTTTTGTGTAGAGGAGTTGGTTGATAGTTTCATATATTCTATTGTGTTAAGAGGAAATTTGATTCCATGGCCTCCCCAACAAAGACAATTACAAGTCCACTCTCTCCCCATCGCTCCCCTGCATCTCATGTCAGTGGTGGTGCTAATTCAACGATGGTGGCTACACCTGTGAGTACTGCAATGACAACTGCAAAGTGGCTTCGGACCTTTATTTCTCCGCTTCCGTCACAACCCTCAGCTGAGCTGGAGGGGTTCCTGGCATCGTGTGATAGGGATGTTACTACTGATGTGATACGTAGGGCACAAATTATATTGGAGGCCATATTTCCAAGTAGTGCATTGGGAGAGCGATGTGTAAGTGGCAGCCTGCAAGGTGCTAACCTCATGGACAACATCTGGTCAGAGCAACGAAGATTGGAAGCACTCAAACTTTATTATAGAGTTTTGGAGGCAATGTGTAGGGCAGAGGCTCAAGTACTGCATGCAACTAATTTGACCTCCTTATTAACCAATGAGAGGTTCCACAGATGCATGTTAGCCTGCTCTGGAGAGTTAGTCCTGGCAACACATAAGACTGTCACAATGTTGTTTCCAGCAGTATTAGTGAGGACGGGTATTACCGCTTTTGATCTTAGCAAGGTGATAGAGAGTTTCATTAGACATGAGGAATCTCTCCCAAGAGAATTAAGAAGACATCTGAATTCATTGGAAGAACGACTTTTGGAGAGCATGGTATGGGAGAAGGGTTCCTCGATGTATAATTCTTTAACTGTTGCAAGACCTGCCCTCTCAGCAGAAATAAATCGTCTTGGGTTATTAGCAGAGCCCATGCCATCTTTGGATGCAATTGCCATGAATATTAACTTCCCTTGTGGAGGGTTGCCTCCAGTACCTTCTTTACAGAAGCATGAGACTTCACCAGGTAtttattcacacacacacacacactatatatatatatataacttctCGAATATGAAGTTGTAGTTTGGTCCTTCAGTTTTATGTGGGTCTTACAAGTACATGGAAATGGATTTCTATCCACTTGGTGGTAGATTATACAGTAATGTGCTGAAGTGGTGATTTGATCTTTTCATTGTTGTTTTTCAGGCCAGAATGGAGATATCAGGTCTCCAAAGAGATCCTGCACAGATTATAGGAGTATATTGCTGGAGCGGAATTCCTTTACATCTCCTGTGAAGGATCGTCCTCTGGCATTAAGTAACCTTAAGTCAAAGCTGCCACCGCCTCCTTTACAATCTGCATTTGCCAGGTATCAGTCACCAGTCCCAGGAACTAATAAATCTAATTTCTTGTAGCAACTTACTGCCTCATTTGTTCTCTTATTGTAATATACTTCTGAAATTCATGTGTGCAGTCCAACTCGACCAAACCCAGGAGGTGGAGGGGAAACATGTGCAGAAACTGGAATTAGTATTTTCTTTAGCAAGGTGTGAGGCAGTCCAAGAATTTAGTTCTCAATATATTTTTCCCGTAAATAGTCGTAGAAAAATCTTTTTGATTGGAGAGGATTTGTGTTGTAGACTGTAGTTTATACTAATAACtgtttatttggtatgtttagcCACATGACCTCATAGCTGTGCCTTATTAGGATTTATCCTTTGCTTAACCGTAAATTTCTTTATTTAGATAATCAAGCTGGCAGCTGTCAGAATCAATGGTATGGTTGAAAGAATGCAACTGTCTCAGCAGATAAGAGAGAATGTTTATCGTCTCTTTCAACAAATACTTGTTCAGCGGACATCTCTCTTTTTTAACCGCCATATCGACCAGATTATCCTTTGTTGTTTTTATGGAGTTTCAAAGGTGTGATATTACTTTTGCAGTTTTATGCAATGCTGtgaaatatttttcttcttttcttactCAATACTGTTTTCTGGTTGCAGATTTCTCAACTAAATCTAACCTTTAGGGAAATCATATACAACTACAGAAAGCAACCACAATGTAAACCTCAAGTTTTTCGAAGCGTGTTTGTTGAGTGGCCTTCAGCACGCCGTAATGGGGTACTGCACCTAATATTTACTCTTGACTGCTAGTTTTTCTTGATAAATCCTAACCTTTCTTATATTTTGGTTGCAGAGGCCCGCACAGGAACACGTGGATATCATAACATTTTACAATGAAATATTCATACCTTCTGTGAAGACCCTGCTAGTTGAGCTTGGACCTGCTGTTACAACAACTACAAGAGCTAACATGGTTCCTGAAGttaacaataataatgatgGTATGTGTAACTGCCTAAAtgtatttcctttttctttgggGAGAATCATTTTTAGCATTCCCTAATAAGCTCATCTTGTTTTACTGGCCAATTAGCTCCATGCCCTGGATCACCTAAAGTATCTACTTTTCCAAGT
This region of Malus domestica chromosome 07, GDT2T_hap1 genomic DNA includes:
- the LOC103438594 gene encoding uncharacterized protein, which translates into the protein MDDSCAVCADPLEWVAYGACGHREVCSTCVVRLRFICNDRRCCICKTESDVVFITKALGDYTRMINDFSVLPNDVREGRVGSYWYHEDTQAFFDDLDHYKMIKAMCKLSCSECDKMDEQSNDGPKRRGRIRNLDHLKNHLYHQHRLWMCSLCLEGRKVFICEQKLYTRAQLNRHINTGDSEVDGSESERGGFMGHPMCEFCRTSFYGDNELYSHMTTDHYTCHICQRQNPGQYEYYKNYDDLEMHFRQGHFLCEDESCLSKKFVVFQSEAEMKRHNTLEHGGRMSRSKRNAALQIPTSFRYQRSSEQDHRRGRGGRGGRGRTFRPDSSENQLSMAIQASLETVHADRTYDDPSSSSVQVPPDIRDTGDIDPITDSFESLSTTDAETSSRYRQAVGPISRNGRLEESFFPPLSTAPGNSSNPKQDSDGLPSNTMASHLRRQNHKVAVNSSGKAWPAATRGPVAVSSSEQDWPAATRGPVVQPTHSAQAWPATNVSSVSTLVSGQNNMGFGNGPRPSSYASQAQVETRQNAFGNGVRPSSYASSAAHVETRQATVPGLLSYGASRDSSNPKPGRISHSTSAPNLVENGSVHPSNSDFPPVSAVQVRKLPSTTQPLLKVEDVQTANKSLVEKIRAGLEFDEEKYTIFKDISGQYRQGLVDTGIYLDFVRQFGLLHLVLDLARLCPDSQKQKELIDAYNTGTRNGWSQDSAKLKDGNNSKKGKGKISEAENSNSKNTLADSIISSVRELQSDYRPMEEAVEVLTKDGYRGAKGKSKQFANEHQEELNSRSQPLVQLRGQKDSLPAASESNPNLVDGGGGSKQRKKTSKFHRVRLGDAAALLDLGNSDSQPDAGDEGLNGSSNSAGGLPVKGVWRKGTQKLFS
- the LOC103438592 gene encoding retinoblastoma-related protein → MSPPAMVKMEDTKPEVSASNNSNSESSDSGPVQDRFTDLCKNVLSLDESSYAEAAKLFKETKHLLISNASAIGNGTPEEAERFWFAFVLYSVKTLNDKNSDNSQKSSDDNGFSLFQILRAAKLNIVDFFKELPQFVVKAGSILSNIYGVDWENKLEAKELQANFVYLSSLSKYYKRAYRELFLTSDTTADKQSTVVSGTGYVSEYHRFGWLLFLALRVHVFSRFKDLVTCTNGLVAILGILIIHVPVRFRKFSIHDSTRFARKGNKGVDLLACLCNTYNTSEDELRKTMEMANGLIAEILKKKPVLASDYKTENLENMDPDGLTYFEGLMEEPSLLSSLEILEKDYDDAIRNKGEVDERVFINEDDSLLGSWSFSGGSMSVAGVKRKFDSMASPTKTITSPLSPHRSPASHVSGGANSTMVATPVSTAMTTAKWLRTFISPLPSQPSAELEGFLASCDRDVTTDVIRRAQIILEAIFPSSALGERCVSGSLQGANLMDNIWSEQRRLEALKLYYRVLEAMCRAEAQVLHATNLTSLLTNERFHRCMLACSGELVLATHKTVTMLFPAVLVRTGITAFDLSKVIESFIRHEESLPRELRRHLNSLEERLLESMVWEKGSSMYNSLTVARPALSAEINRLGLLAEPMPSLDAIAMNINFPCGGLPPVPSLQKHETSPGQNGDIRSPKRSCTDYRSILLERNSFTSPVKDRPLALSNLKSKLPPPPLQSAFASPTRPNPGGGGETCAETGISIFFSKIIKLAAVRINGMVERMQLSQQIRENVYRLFQQILVQRTSLFFNRHIDQIILCCFYGVSKISQLNLTFREIIYNYRKQPQCKPQVFRSVFVEWPSARRNGRPAQEHVDIITFYNEIFIPSVKTLLVELGPAVTTTTRANMVPEVNNNNDAPCPGSPKVSTFPSLPDMSPKKVSAAHNVYVSPLRSSKMDALISHSSKSYYACVGESTHAYQSPSKDLTAINNRLNGTRKLRGTLNFDSVDVGLVSDSMVANSLYLQNGSCATSSSAPVKTEQPDS